From one Electrophorus electricus isolate fEleEle1 chromosome 20, fEleEle1.pri, whole genome shotgun sequence genomic stretch:
- the abhd6a gene encoding monoacylglycerol lipase ABHD6, with amino-acid sequence MGLDVVNVLFIAGGMLAIPILSFVASFLLWPAVLIKLYHWYWRRRLGLQVDYAECDGYHFCYMHRGKPGSRPSMLMLHGFSAHKDMWLGVLKFLPTNIHLVCVDMPGHEGTTRTSAMDYSIEGQVKRIHQFVESMQLNKKPFHLVGTSMGGNVAGVYAARYPKDLSSLTLICPAGLKYPEDSTFVKRLRDIEKTKDVHSIPLIPTTPEEMEEMLKLCSFVRFKIPQQILQGLVDVRIAHNDFYREVFMELVGEKSRHSLHENMHLISAPLQVIWGKQDKVLDVSGASVLADALPGCQVDLLDNCGHSVVMERPRKAAQLIMDFIIRQQNSGSSSTKKLS; translated from the exons CGATACCCATTCTGTCGTTCGTGGCATCTTTTCTGCTGTGGCCGGCCGTTCTTATAAAGTTATACCACTG GTACTGGAGGAGGAGACTGGGCCTGCAAGTGGACTATGCGGAATGTGATGGTTATCACTTCTGTTACATGCATCGAGGAAAGCCAGGGAGCCGGCCATCTATGCTCATGCTTCATGGCTTCTCTGCTCACAAAGACATGTGGTTGGGTGTGCTCAAG TTCCTCCCAACAAACATACATCTGGTCTGTGTTGACATGCCTGGCCATGAAGGTACCACACGCACCAGTGCAATGGACTACTCCATTGAGGGCCAAGTAAAAAGGATACATCAG TTTGTGGAAAGTATGCAGCTGAATAAGAAGCCTTTTCATCTTGTGGGCACATCAATGGGAGGCAATGTAGCTGGTGTTTATGCTGCTCGTTACCCCAAGGACCTCTCCAGCCTCACACTCATCTGTCCTGCAG GTTTGAAGTACCCTGAAgacagtacatttgtgaaacGTTTGAGAGACATTGAGAAGACCAAGGATGTCCACAGCATTCCTCTCATTCCAACCACACCAGAAGAGATGGAGGAGATGTTGAAACTGTGTTCCTTCGTCCGCTTTAAGATCCCTCAGCAG ATTCTTCAAGGATTGGTCGATGTCCGAATTGCACACAATGACTTCTACCGAGAGG TGTTTATGGAGCTAGTGGGAGAAAAATCTAGGCACAGCCTGCATGAGAACATGCACCTCATCTCAGCACCACTTCAAGTCATTTGGGGAAAGCAAGACAAG GTATTGGATGTGTCTGGTGCTTCTGTGCTGGCTGACGCCCTGCCTGGATGCCAGGTCGATCTCCTTGACAACTGTGGCCATTCCGTGGTGATGGAACGCCCGCGGAAAGCTGCCCAACTCATCATGGATTTCATTATCCGTCAGCAAAACTCAGGCAGCAGTAGCACCAAAAAGTTGTCCTAA